A genomic segment from Neodiprion lecontei isolate iyNeoLeco1 chromosome 1, iyNeoLeco1.1, whole genome shotgun sequence encodes:
- the LOC107220625 gene encoding uncharacterized protein LOC107220625 has protein sequence MRLQEALRNTGLGIFLIFTLSRRFVDPAPLGGTADTPAANVHEDSDVEQLQTLKHSIGNTLAAMKAQAAAHAAEVAKTAAAISAAAASEANRTAAVNSPQNTGSLVQADETGVSRESPASVTSAPRPLPPSLVPRGQAEVIHGEHQRQNTPTPPGVSGSVPADSIVPPALQSPGQPTFNGQRRAYTSRDLSNAIERMDKLAAYANAQYSPMDMAEYVFRTGDEKGVTLAVEEFLQQGLMTRDEAIAFLQEVKYNLDYLQVHYIQNKERTSRVQKALENAEMQAQNRAMVKEYQDMMEPLEKRKMEPVNDIQVSNLINKESSQDTRARGGVEVGMGIFPEDADYEELLERLRVADFLYTQYTLEEVIYQLANVMFAQSLARGSAQVQEAIQKFTSFLEAEAAQGRISIPLEKKILDVLIASLSDTLTKHPDLVPTAREGLGGPALQPSGRFLQELLLSRAPARLPNQDPLRNLHETPSQLGLTKYMHRA, from the exons ATACGCCAGCTGCCAATGTACACGAG GATTCGGATGTTGAGCAGCTGCAGACCCTGAAGCATTCGATCG GAAACACATTGGCAGCAATGAAAGCACAGGCCGCTGCGCATGCAGCCGAGGTAGCCAAAACGGCCGCTGCGATTTCCGCGGCCGCGGCATCCGAGGCAAATCGCACCGCTGCGGTAAATTCACCCCAGAATACCG GATCACTGGTCCAAGCCGACGAGACGGGGGTCTCTCGCGAATCCCCGGCGTCAGTCACTTCGGCCCCTAGACCGCTACCGCCTTCTCTAGTTCCCAGGGGTCAAGCGGAGGTCATACACGGTGAACACCAGCGCCAGAACACACCGACGCCACCCGGTGTTTCGGGATCGGTTCCAGCCGACTCGATCGTTCCTCCCGCCCTCCAGTCCCCCGGACAACCGACGTTCAACGGACAGAGGCGGGCCTACACCTCTCGGGATCTTTCAAACGCC ATCGAGAGAATGGACAAATTGGCGGCATACGCTAACGCCCAGTATTCACCCATGGACATGGCCGAGTACGTGTTTAGAACCGGAGACGAGAAGGGAGTTACTTTGGCCGTCGAGGAATTCCTGCAGCAGGGATTG ATGACGCGCGATGAAGCTATAGCTTTCCTACAGGAGGTCAAGTACAACCTGGATTATTTGCAAGTGCACTACATTCAGAACAAG gAGAGGACAAGTCGTGTTCAAAAGGCATTAGAGAACGCCGAGATGCAAGCTCAAAATCGGGCGATGGTTAAGGAATACCAAGATATGATGGAGCCGttagagaaaaggaaaatggAACCGGTCAACG ACATACAAGTCAGCAACTTGATCAATAAAGAATCGAGCCAAGATACTCGGGCCCGTGGGGGTGTCGAGGTTGGCATGGGTATATTCCCGGAGGATGCCGATTATGAAGAACTCCTGGAAAGACTCCGCGTCGCAGATTTCCTCTACACTCAGTATACTCTTGAGGAAGTTATCTATCAGCTAGCCAACGTCATGTTCGCCCAATCTCTCGCTAGAG GTAGTGCTCAGGTACAGGAAGCTATTCAAAAGTTCACCAGCTTTCTCGAGGCGGAAGCCGCCCAAGGACGCATTTCCATACCCCTGGAGAAGAAGATCCTTG acgTTTTGATCGCGTCTCTCTCCGACACGCTAACAAAGCACCCGGACCTGGTCCCCACGGCACGCGAAGGTCTTGGAGGTCCAGCACTGCAGCCGAGCGGACGATTTCTTCAGGAATTACTGTTATCGCGAGCTCCAGCGCGGCTCCCCAATCAGGATCCTCTCAGGAACCTGCACGAGACTCCGTCTCAGCTCGGTCTCACCAAGTACATGCACCGGGCGTAA